The genomic segment ACAGGAAAGTTCTGTCAAGGCAGCCACCGGAGAAACATCTCCTGCACAGTCAGAATCCGCTGAACCATCTTCAGAACCCGAACAACAGAACGGAACACTTTCCCCTTCCTCCAACAACACATTTACCGACAACACTGATTCCAGCATGGACAATCTCCTGAAACAGGTACAGTCCCTGCTGCCGGCTGATAACGGAACCTGGTCCGTCTATGTCTGCAACCTGTCGAAAGATTCTGAAGGCATGATCAACGATACTCCCATGCAGGCAGCAAGCCTGATCAAACTGTATATTATGGGAGCTGTATACGAAAACTACGATACCCTCTCCCAGTCTCACAACGGAGACGAAATTGACAGTAATATTTCAGCCATGATCACTGTCAGTGATAATGATGCTGCCAACACTCTGGTAAACTGGCTTGGAAACGGCGATGACTCTGCAGGCATGGCAAAAGTAAATGGCTTCTGCCAGGAACATGGTTTCACCAGCACCCAGATGAACCGCCTGCTTCTCGCAGGTAAAGAAAACGGCGACAACTATACATCCGTCAAAGACTGTGGAACCTTTTTAAAGCAGATATACCAGACTGTCAATGGAACCCTTCCCGCTTCTACCCTTCCAAACGCAGATGCAATGTATTATCACTTAAAAATGCAGCAGCGTAAAAACAAGATCCCTGCACAACTTCCAGAAGGCGTCGGTACTGCCAATAAGACCGGCGAACTTGACACTGTAGAAAATGATGCAGCGATCATCTATGATACAGCCAAAGGAATTGATCTTGTAGTATGCTTTATGTCACAGGATCTTACTGATACCGGTGCAGCCCAAAGCACCATTGCTGCAGATGCACGTGCTATCTACGGATACTATAATGAATAAACACACTCTTCTGAATCTACAGTCTATCCAGATAATTGTCATAAATCAGACAGATATTCGCAACCTACGCAGGGGACTTACTTGATTCGGTTAAAAGAAGGAGGCACATCCCTTAACGGGTTGTGCCTCCTTCTGCAAATTCAACAGGAAGAATCGTCAATGTCTCAATCTCTTCCCCTTTTATTTTCTTTAATAAAAGTTCCACAGCCTTTCGTGCCATATCCGGCACCGGCTGTACAATTGTTGATACCATTATGCCTCTTCAGCTTCCCCCTCTTCATAGGACTTCTCCCATATCTCCGAAAATACTGCCAGCGGACAGTCTGTGAGAAGGCACATGAGAAGGAAACATTCGTATGGATTTACTATGTATATCTCTCCCATTCCACATCGAAGCAGAATATCCTGAATCTCATCCAGAAAATGCTTGTATCTGTTAAAAGGATCATCATCCTCCATTTCCTGGGATACGATAAAGAATTCCAGTGTGATCAGGTCAAAGCGCTCCACCGGGAGTTTGTGGCTTAAAATATTTGTAATCCTCTGCCTGCTGAAACGCTTCTGGCTGAAATGCTTTGCCAGAATGGAGGCAGACATTTTCTTCAGATTGCCCATTTTGTTGATGGGGATTCCGCTGCAGATTACTTTTTCCACATCAGAAGGTGTAATTCTTTCTGCTGTCCACACCTTATCCCCACCTTTTTCCTCTTCATCATGCTGATACAGTCCGGCAATAATCTGCTTCGCATGATATAAAAGCTTTGTAAACTCCTGAAATGCCTGACTTTTCTCAGATATGGGATCTACTCTTTTTGATTTCAGTCGGGCAAGATAATCGATCAGTTTCTCCTCCGTATCAAGGCACAGGTTGCTTCCGTATAAAACCTGAGTATTTTCCACTTCCACAGGAGCGAGTATCTCATATTTTTTTTCAATTCCTCTGCTTTATGATAACCCTGCTGCGTACTGTAACAATACCAGTAGATCACCTCGTCCGGATTGTAAAAATCAAAATCCTGTTCTTTCAGTACTCTTGTCAGGAAATCCGACACATCCTCTGTGGTCATTTTCAACCCAAACCCCAGAAGAAAAACAGTTTCTCTTTTTACAGATGCCTGATTCAGCCAGTTATTCACCAGTGCCGACAACTTGGTAGAGGTAGGATTCATAGATTTGGGCGTATAGGTTTCCTTAAAGGAATCTACTACGATCTCCTTATACACTTCCTGTGGAACCTCCGAGAAGGGTTCTTCCAGCTCTGCCCTTTCATAAATATATCTCTTCAGATGGTCGCCAAAGGACACCAGTTCCATCTCTTTATATAAATAGTGGAAAATAACATCCGCATCTTCGTCTTCAAAACTGTCCAGGCTTACCACCTGCCGAAATCTCTGTGCCGCCCTTCTGGTAAATTCATACTCCTGTACTTTATCAAACGCAACATTCTGTTCAAAATCCAGATCCTGCATACGGTTCTTCATGCTGCCCCACCTCTCATTTTTTATCTTTCAGATTTTTCATCCATTCTTTCATTCTGCGGACTGTATCCAGCTTCTGTACTTCACAGAGCACGATCGTCACATTATCTCTCCCACCTTTTTGGAGAGCATTTTTAAGAAGATCATTTACAATCTCCGGGATTTCCATATCCTGTGACAGAATCGCCTCTATCTCACTGTCCGAAAGCATATCTGTTACTCCATCTGAACACAGAAGATATCTGTATCCCTCCTTATGCTCGATTTCTGTCACAGAAGGTTCCAGTCTCTGCAGCTCTTCAGGAAGTCCAAGATACTGGGTTAACGGGGCTTTCCCAACTGCCGTACCACCAAAAACATGGTCTGTGGAAATCTGCTGAAGCTTACCGCCATCCATAAAATAAATCCTGCTGTCCCCAAGATTGCAGGCAAACATAGACTCTGGTGTAAAGAGGAGCATTGCCATTGTGCTTCCCATGCT from the Blautia wexlerae DSM 19850 genome contains:
- a CDS encoding serine hydrolase is translated as MNKKPNEKPIFLYIVIGILTVAVIALAAVSFLSLNHLVTLQQKVQTLSKTVEEISTDANTLISQADQLDELREQESSVKAATGETSPAQSESAEPSSEPEQQNGTLSPSSNNTFTDNTDSSMDNLLKQVQSLLPADNGTWSVYVCNLSKDSEGMINDTPMQAASLIKLYIMGAVYENYDTLSQSHNGDEIDSNISAMITVSDNDAANTLVNWLGNGDDSAGMAKVNGFCQEHGFTSTQMNRLLLAGKENGDNYTSVKDCGTFLKQIYQTVNGTLPASTLPNADAMYYHLKMQQRKNKIPAQLPEGVGTANKTGELDTVENDAAIIYDTAKGIDLVVCFMSQDLTDTGAAQSTIAADARAIYGYYNE
- a CDS encoding PP2C family protein-serine/threonine phosphatase, giving the protein MAMYQIECAYTCHTGNIRANNEDNFWCFGESLPVNNEGTKGICSKIISGNRAPAMAVFDGMGGESCGEIAAFLASEEFGKFYNANKRMLRDMPEDFIDDVCEKMNQAVCRYGTDHHIWSMGSTMAMLLFTPESMFACNLGDSRIYFMDGGKLQQISTDHVFGGTAVGKAPLTQYLGLPEELQRLEPSVTEIEHKEGYRYLLCSDGVTDMLSDSEIEAILSQDMEIPEIVNDLLKNALQKGGRDNVTIVLCEVQKLDTVRRMKEWMKNLKDKK